The bacterium nucleotide sequence ACCGGGCAGGGCCTCGGCCGGTCGGTTGGCTGAGAGCAGCAGCAAGGTGCCTAAAAAGGCGATCACGATGAAGCTCATCAGAAGACGGCCGGCCTCACGGTTATTCAGCAACCGCGGCAGCAGCAACCGCGCCGCCATCAGCGCCAGCCAGAAAAAGGAGAGATAGAGGACCGCCCGCGAACTTTCGACCGAGAGGGCCTCGTTGAAAAAAGTCGCGGACCAGCCACCCATGGTCATTTCCATCCCGCTTTCAAAAAAGAGCATCAGGCCGAGGAGAAGAAGGGGCACTTCTGTGATAAGGCGGGCTCCTTCCTTAAGTGGAAAGCCTTGTTTTTGCTTTGGTTCCGGGAAGCGGATGAGGAGGAAAAAGAGGATCGGAATGGCCACGGCGGCGCCGACCAGGGTGGCTAAGCGGGCGTAGCCGAGGCTTTTCATGAGCAGTCCGAGGATGAAGGGGATGCCGAAGGCGCTGACGCCGAAAAAGACCCCCAGTAGGCTCAGCCTGGCGCCGCGCTCCTCCTCGTAGATGTCCGCCACCAGGGCGTTGGATGCCCCGTTGATGACGCCGCCCCCCAGGCCGATGAGCGCCATGGCGATGCGCAGGATCCCGAGCTTGCCGGCCACGCCGATCATCTCCAGGCCAAGGAGGACCAACCCGGAACATACGATAAGCAAGCCCTTGTAGCCATAGCGGTCCACAATGGGCCCAAAGAGCAGGGAACCCACCAGCATGCCGATGGTCATCAGGGGAAAGAGGGATCCTGCCACCGCCTTGTCGAGGCCAAAGTCGGCAATGACCGAGGGCAGCAGGGCGCCGAGTATAGACATTACGATGCCGAAAATGAACATCGCGACACAAGCGGCGGTGAACACCATTCTACGATTATAAGCCATGGATTAACCTCAAGGTTAGAAAACCATTCAGCGCTCCTTTGCGGCCTGAAACGCCAGGCTGCCGGCGCCGATCAGTCCGG carries:
- a CDS encoding MFS transporter, which gives rise to MAYNRRMVFTAACVAMFIFGIVMSILGALLPSVIADFGLDKAVAGSLFPLMTIGMLVGSLLFGPIVDRYGYKGLLIVCSGLVLLGLEMIGVAGKLGILRIAMALIGLGGGVINGASNALVADIYEEERGARLSLLGVFFGVSAFGIPFILGLLMKSLGYARLATLVGAAVAIPILFFLLIRFPEPKQKQGFPLKEGARLITEVPLLLLGLMLFFESGMEMTMGGWSATFFNEALSVESSRAVLYLSFFWLALMAARLLLPRLLNNREAGRLLMSFIVIAFLGTLLLLSANRPAEALPGLMMVGFGFAAVYPIVLGFVGDRYPQLSGTAFSMVFVMALTGGSLMPWISGLLGKAYGLRIALTIVPAGLLLMTLVYLIVRKRLIEPVKE